A stretch of the Haloarcula ordinaria genome encodes the following:
- a CDS encoding DUF7345 domain-containing protein — translation MSGTGGPTRRPVAAFALAALVVVSLVGPVGTASGADHSGDAFVVALEADGSATVTLRSTFDLTTESQRTAFRELRDNETKTTALRDGFSERLRAVAAATAESTGRSMAVENATVTVEATDTVGTVSLSATWVGLAAVDGDQVTLTEPFASSFDPERQFVVTAPDGFVLSTVTPRPDVAGTEGTVANWAPDTGLDDFRVVATPASQQTPPSESSTGSSGPGFGVAVALGALFSAGVLAHRRLQ, via the coding sequence ATGAGCGGGACAGGTGGACCGACGCGACGCCCCGTCGCAGCGTTCGCCCTCGCCGCTCTGGTCGTCGTGAGCCTGGTGGGCCCCGTGGGGACCGCGAGCGGGGCCGACCACTCGGGGGACGCGTTCGTCGTTGCCCTCGAGGCGGACGGCTCCGCGACGGTGACGCTCCGGTCGACGTTCGACCTGACCACCGAGAGTCAGCGAACGGCGTTCCGCGAACTGCGTGACAACGAGACGAAGACGACCGCGCTCCGCGACGGGTTCTCCGAGCGACTCCGAGCGGTGGCGGCGGCGACGGCCGAATCGACCGGGCGCTCGATGGCCGTCGAGAACGCGACGGTGACCGTCGAAGCCACCGACACGGTCGGGACCGTCTCGCTCTCGGCGACGTGGGTCGGACTCGCCGCCGTCGACGGCGACCAGGTCACGCTCACCGAACCGTTCGCGTCCTCGTTCGACCCCGAGCGACAGTTCGTCGTCACCGCGCCCGACGGGTTCGTCCTCTCGACGGTGACGCCACGGCCCGACGTCGCCGGCACCGAGGGGACCGTCGCGAACTGGGCACCGGACACCGGTCTCGACGACTTCCGCGTGGTCGCCACGCCGGCCAGTCAGCAGACGCCCCCTTCCGAATCCTCGACCGGGTCCTCGGGGCCCGGGTTCGGCGTTGCTGTCGCGCTCGGCGCCCTGTTCTCGGCCGGCGTGCTGGCCCACCGCCGCCTGCAGTGA
- a CDS encoding helix-turn-helix transcriptional regulator encodes MDGTRVVGIVLLALLVTQAGAGQTVPDTDNTVTRISVAADGDAEWTVTVRTRLHDESDVRAYRAFEDRVRENRSQYLDPFRDRLTGVVATAADRTGRSMTAENFAISTTVQQVPRRWGVVEYTFTWTAFARSDGDALVVGDVFDGGLFIARNDTLVVTGPSSYEVTQVTPNPETRDDGTVSWLGPREFADDRPKVRYVPAPATDETGTAQPGAPRQDALPFVLGIIGLAVALAGAIVYRRQRRRGDPGDGEQPGTTAAAIQTDGDRVVQLLGDSGGQMKQSAIAEQFDWSASKTSRVVSALTDDGRVEKLRIGRENVVSLPDEREE; translated from the coding sequence ATGGATGGCACGCGGGTCGTGGGAATCGTGCTGCTGGCACTCCTGGTCACGCAGGCGGGTGCGGGCCAGACAGTCCCGGACACGGACAACACGGTGACACGCATCTCGGTCGCGGCCGACGGCGACGCCGAGTGGACGGTCACCGTCCGGACCCGACTCCACGACGAGTCCGACGTCCGGGCCTACCGTGCCTTCGAGGACCGGGTCCGGGAGAACCGGTCGCAGTATCTGGACCCGTTCCGTGACCGCCTCACCGGCGTCGTCGCGACGGCGGCCGACCGGACCGGGCGGTCGATGACCGCCGAGAACTTCGCCATCTCGACGACCGTCCAGCAGGTGCCCCGGCGCTGGGGCGTCGTCGAGTACACGTTCACCTGGACGGCGTTCGCCCGCTCGGACGGTGACGCGCTGGTCGTCGGCGACGTGTTCGACGGCGGGTTGTTCATCGCGCGCAACGACACGCTCGTCGTGACGGGCCCGTCGTCCTACGAGGTCACGCAGGTGACGCCCAACCCCGAGACACGCGACGACGGGACGGTCAGCTGGCTCGGTCCGCGGGAGTTCGCCGACGACCGGCCAAAGGTTCGGTACGTGCCAGCGCCAGCGACCGACGAGACGGGGACGGCCCAGCCCGGAGCGCCTCGCCAGGACGCTCTCCCGTTCGTCCTCGGGATAATCGGCCTCGCTGTCGCTCTCGCGGGTGCAATCGTGTATCGGCGCCAGCGCAGGCGTGGCGACCCCGGGGACGGAGAACAGCCGGGAACGACAGCGGCGGCGATACAGACGGACGGTGACCGCGTGGTCCAGTTGCTCGGGGACAGCGGCGGGCAGATGAAGCAGTCGGCCATCGCGGAGCAGTTCGACTGGTCGGCCTCGAAGACGTCGCGGGTGGTCTCGGCCCTGACCGACGACGGTCGGGTGGAGAAACTCCGCATCGGCCGCGAGAACGTCGTCTCGCTCCCCGACGAGCGCGAGGAGTGA
- a CDS encoding ASCH domain-containing protein, with amino-acid sequence MAHIDASEILPNEHVQQQAAEGRVTQLHRGHQYADEGDTFDIDGQRFEVTDVTHRTLGDLTDEDARREGSEDLESYRDRLARVHDSFEWDDDSEVVRHRFTPAEE; translated from the coding sequence ATGGCACACATCGACGCCAGCGAAATCCTCCCGAACGAGCACGTCCAGCAGCAGGCGGCCGAGGGGCGCGTCACCCAGTTGCATCGCGGCCACCAGTACGCCGACGAGGGCGACACCTTCGACATCGACGGACAGCGCTTCGAGGTGACGGACGTGACCCACCGGACGCTCGGCGACCTCACCGACGAGGACGCGCGGAGAGAAGGGTCCGAAGACCTCGAATCCTATCGGGACCGACTGGCTCGCGTCCACGACTCCTTCGAGTGGGACGACGACAGTGAGGTGGTCCGTCACCGGTTTACACCCGCAGAGGAGTAG